In Natranaerovirga pectinivora, the sequence TCCTAGTTTGTTCACTTTATCGATTAATGCATCCATTCCTTCAAGGTCTATTTTAGCCATTATCATCTACCTCCAAGGCTTTGATTTCCATATACTTGTTTTCATATTTGATGTTATCAATAAAAGTAATGTTATAGGCTCTTCCTTGAAATATGATTCTCATTGTTTCATCTATTCCTGCAGTGGCTCTTATAATAAACTTAACTGTTTTTTCTTTTTGAATTGCTGCAGCTTCAAAGTATTCTTTACCGTGAAGATTTGTTACTTTAGCCCATAAGGTTTTATAGTCTTTATAGATTTCTGTTTCAAAACCATTTTTATTTGTTTCACTTTCTATGGTTTGAAATGTTATTCTATGTTTTAATGCTCCAATCTTCATTAGATCACCAACTTTCTTTTCTATATGAAGATAAGAGCCTTTTGATAACATCATACACTTCTTTTATACTTGCTCTTTCTCGTTCTTCATACATATTCCCTACAGCATAAAATATGGCTTGTTTGACTTGCTCTGGAAGGATTTGTAATTCCTCTAGTTTAAATCTTAAAATATCTTCACACATCTCTTGTGCTGTTAAAATAAAACTGGTGATGAGCGTATCTTCTTCATCACCTTCTACTCTTAAATACAATTTAATGTCTTCTAAAGATGTTAGCATACGCCCACCTCCTCTTAATTTTTATTTCATAAGGCCTGCATCTTTTAGTTTTTGAAGCAGATGATTATAATCATCTTTCAATGCTTCAACTGTAGATGCATTACTATCCTCTTGTCTTTCTGCTGGCTTTAATTCTTTACCATTAAAGATAAGTTTACCTTCTTCTGTTATTTCAAGCTCTCCTGAAATTACTGTTCTTTCTCCACCTTGTTCTCTATAATTTCTTATATTACTCATCACTATCTATCCTTTCTGCTTAAGAACTTTTATGGCTTCTGGTAATATCAATTTACCATCTACCCTTTGAGTGGCTCTAAAACCTACTTGACCTGTTACAGCAAATAGTTCATTCAGTCTTTGGAATGATCTACCTTGACGATCTGCTACCCAGTAGTAACCAAAGTCACCAAAGGCTATTGTTTTTTCACCTGATTTTGCAGAAGGGATATAGGCAGAGGTTTTTACTGGTCTATTAAGAATGGTATCTGGTTGACCTGCTTGCACAGATGGTTGCCATAGGTATTGTCCATTTCCATCTTTTAATTTCCTAATGAGTTTTACTGTTGCATCATTCATAGTAAACACAGCATTTTTTCTATATGGTGATTTTAGGCTATAAAACAGGTCCATAATTTCATCCATTGTTATAGCAGTACCACTTGCAGTTGTTACACCTACTTCTGCACCACCTGTTTCATTAAAAATTCCTGTTGGTTTTCCTACTCCATCACCAACAAAAAAAGCCTCTTCTTCCTTTGAGCCTATACGTCTTGCAAATTCCTTTGCAATATAGGATTCAAGGTTAAAGACGCTATCGTTTAATAATTCTTCACTGACCTTTATCATTGTAGCCAGTTTATAAGCACCTATAGAAACTTGCCCAAAGGTATCATCACTTTCTGGAATTATACCTTCTTCATCTACCCAAGAAGCTGTTCCTTTTGATGCTACTACTGGAATTTTTTTATCTCCACTTGAAGTCGTTACTACTTTTGCCAATTGTCTAAAGATGTTTTGTTCTTCTAATGCTTCTATTAATGTTCTTTCAAATTCATCAGGAACAAGATACCCACCCTCTGAATCAGTCCCGATCTTTAAGGCATTGTGTACTTCATAATTGTTTTTATTACGCATAGACTTCCAAAAAGCTTGTTTGTATTCATCAGTTGCTCTACCTGTTTTTGTTTCTCCTGTTGTGGTAGGTTTGCTTGTTAATGGTGTGTTAATGGCTTTTGAAAGTTCAAAGTCTATTGCTTGTTGTCTTTCTAAGCGATCTATTTCTTTTCCTAAATTCACGACATCTGCTTCCATTTTTTCATATGTTGCTGTATCTTCTGCTGAGATAAGCCCATCATTACCTCGTTTGCTATCTAGGAAAGCTTTTGCTACTTCCCACGCTTTTGCTCTTTTTTCTCTTAGTTCTAATATTTTATTCATGTTTTTTCCTCCTACACTTTTAATAGATTTAATCTTTTTTCTAGGTTTTCGATTGATACTTTATTTGTCTTCTCTTTACTGTTACTTTGAAGTTTATTAAGGATAGAATTTGTAACGGCCATCCTACTAAAAATAATACCTTCATTTGTAGGTACCTCTACTTTTTTATTTTCAAACAATATGCCATCTGCAAAACCAAGTTCTACTGCTTTATTGGCATTGAACCAACTCTCTGCGTCCATTAAGTTAGATAGTTTATTCCTTGATAGCCCTGTTTTTAATTCATAAGCATTAATGATGGCTTCTTTAACTTCATTAAGCATTCCTATTGCTTTCTTCATTTCTATGGTATCTCCAATAGCTACTGTCATTGGGTTATGGATCATAAAAAGGCCAGTTGGTGAAATATAAACTTCACTACCCGCCATTGCAATAACCGATGCAGCACTTGCTGCTACACCATCAATTTTTACGATAACATTGTTTTTATAATCCATAAGCATATTGTAGATTTGTGTGGCAGCAAAGACATCCCCTCCTGGAGAATTAATCCATATGGTTATATCTCCATCTTCACTCAATAATTCTTGTTTAAATATCTTTGGTGTTACTTCGTCTCCAAGCCAAGTTTCTTCTGCTATGGCGCCATTAAGGTAAAGGGTTCTACCTTCTTCATTCTTTACCCAGTTCCAAAACTTCCTCATTCACATCCTCCTCTCTTACATTTGCAAAGGCCCCTGCATCTTTTAACTTTGTCATATTGCCATTGATTAAATACAAGTCTCCACCTTGTTCTTCTGGTATACGATTTAAGTTTTCTAATTCTCTTATGTCATTTGCTGATAACCAGCCATTTTGCCTTCCTACGGCATAGCCATTCATCCTGCTTTGATAATCACCTCTAAGCAATCCATCTACGTTAAATTTTATAAAGTATTTATTTTTTTCTGATGGTAATAATAAAGCTTTTTGCATTGCTTGTTCCCATCTTATAACCCACGGGTCTAGGGTGTACTTTACAAACTCTAGGGATTGTTGCTCTATATTAGAAAAGCTCGACTTTTCAAGATCACCAATCATATGTGGTGGAATCCTAAAAATTCGAGCTATCTCATTAATTTGAAATTTCCTTGTTTGTAAAAACTGTGCTTGTTCTGGAGGGATACCTATGGGTTTAAAACTCATCCCTTCTTCTAGCACTGCTACTTTGTTGGCATTGTTACTTCCTTGGTACACACTGTTCCAACTATCCCTTACTCGTTTTGGGTCTTTAAGTATGCCAGGATGTTCTAATACCCCTCCTGGATTTGCTCCATTAGAGAAAAAAGAGGCACCATATTCTTCTGTTGCTATGGCCATACCGATTGCATTTTTAGCCATTGCTATTGGAGAATAGCCAACTAGCCCATCAAAACCAAGTCCTGGTATATGAATCACTTCTTCTTTTGTTAAGTAAGCTTGCTCACCATTCTCTTTAGAATAGTTATAGTAAATCTCACCACTACTTGTTCTATCTACCACCATCTTATTAGGAAGTAACGGGTAAAGGCATATGACCTTACCATTTCCATCTCTTATAATTTGTGCATAGGCATTTCCCCATAATAAAAGATGACTCATTAGTGTCTCTCTAAAGACAAAAGAAGTCATCTCTGGGTTTGGTTCATCGTGTAGCAACTGGTATAGGTGGTGGTTAATGGCTTTTTCTTTTCCTGCTTTTGTATATTCATAAGTATGCAGTGGTAAACTTGCTATTGTTTCAGCTAGTATTCTTACACAAGCATATACTGCTGTGGTTTGTAATGCAGTTTTTTCATTTACAGTTTTACCACTTGTTGTTGGTCCAAAGAAGAAGTTAAAAGGATTATTGAATAACGTGTTTTTTGGACCATCTCTTGGTTGAAAAAATTCTGATAATATAGGTATCTTCAAGGTTTCACCTCCTAAAACAGACAAAAAAAGCACCTGTAGTACAGATACTTTTAACTTAATTACTTACGTATATAGCATTTATCAGGACATTCATACTTAGTATGCGTACTTGTCCTTTCAAACGGTGGATAATCACACTCCTGTTCTATCTCATAGACAACAATAAACCCTTTACCACAACTACACGGTTTTCTTGATATTTCTGTATCACTTACATTTTTCCAACCATGTCCCATTAATACCCCTCCTTCACCATTTACTAAAATATTACCAAATAATTAAAATAGAATTAATACTTTCACTTGTCTTTAACGCTTCAGATATTAATTTATGTAATTCCATTTATTTTTACATATTATTTCTTATTAAGAAAAATATCTCTTATATTCCATTAATATTTCTTTTACATAATCCCAAATTATAACATTTCCATTTTTAACTTCAAATACCTTCCCATTAGATTTTGGTGTATCAATCTTCATTTGATTGAAATTTCCTTTAAAATCTCTAACATAAGTTGAAGGGTATTTTTCGCTATCACTACATCTACTTTCTAATTCTTTTAAAGGTACCTCTGCTAGTTCGCTTTCTACCTGAAAAAAGGCTCTTATAATTTTATGATTGTATTGTTCTGATTTTGTAGCCCATTTAGGAATTTTTATTATTGCCTTACCTGAGTTAGCATTTATCGGATCATTAGTTCCTGTAACATTTGATGCTGCAACTGGTTTATATACCTGTGATGCTTTAGAAAAACTACTTGATATATACTGCATCATAAATTTTTCAATTTCTTCATCTTGATTTCCCTTATTCAAGATCAATGCTAAATTAAACTTTTCTAGAACATCAACATCAATTTTAAATTCAATAGGTATTTTCATTTTATCACTCCAGTATTAATATAATATTATATTAACATATATTAATTAGTATTACAAGTAAATTATTACTAATTTTACTAATTAATATTATTTTATTAATTAGTAAAATTAGTTTCGTGTACTATAAAACGAATATACCTCTTTTATCATAAACACTTCCACCACTACCAATATTTCTTATTGCTCTATCTAGTGCCATAATTAATGCAACAGCACCGTCAATTCGCTCTGTGCTTTTTTCTTTATCTGGTTTTATATTCCCAGCAGGGTCAGTTTTTACATAAATATTATCCATCATCCATCTAAGCACTGGATTGCCTCCGTGAACGATTTTCTTTTCTAGAGTTAACTTCATCAATTCCTTAGAAGCAGGTGACATATCTTTATAACCTTGCCCAAAAGGTATTACTGTAAATCCCATTCCATCAAGGTTTTGTACCATCTGAACTGCACCCCAACGGTCAAATGCTATTTCTTTTATGTTGTAAGTCTTACCTAACTCTTCAATAAAACTTTCTATAAAACCATAGTGGACCACATTTCCTTCAGTCGTTTTGATATATCCTTGTGTTTCCCACACATCATATGGCACGTGGTCTCTCCTTACTCTTTGCTTTAAGTTTTCATCAGGAATCCAAAAGTAAGGTAATACGATATACTTTTCATCTTCTGTTCTTGGCGGGAATACTAATACAAAGGCTGTAATATCTGTTGTACTTGAAAGGTCTAACCCTCCATAACATTCTCTACCTTTTAATAAATTGAAATCTATATCAAAATCGCATTCATCCCATTTATCCATCTGCATCCATCTGGTTGATTGTTTTACCCATTGGTTAAGTCTTAACTGACGGAATAAATTTTCTTCTGCTGGATTTTCTTTAGCACTATTAAATGCATTTCTTACTTTCTCTATATCAATGGTATGCCCCAATGAGGGGTTAGCTTTATACCAGTTTTTTTCATCTGACCAATCATCATTATCTTCTATACCATATATAACGGGATAGAATGTAGGGTCAATTTTTCTACCTTCCAGAATATCCACTGCCTTTTGATGTTGCTCATAGCATATAGAATTTCTATCTGTTCCAGCTGTAGTTATAAGAAAAAATAGTGGTTGCAATCTTGCATCACCACTACCTTTTGTCATTACATCAAATAACTCTCTATTTGGTTGCGCATGAAGCTCGTCAAATATAACCGAATGAACATTTAAACCATGTTTTGTGTATGCCTCTGCTGATAAAACTTGATAGAAACTATTTGTCGGTTTATATACTAGCCTTTTCATTGACATTATCGGTTTAATTCTTTTTTTTAGGG encodes:
- a CDS encoding phage head closure protein, producing MKIGALKHRITFQTIESETNKNGFETEIYKDYKTLWAKVTNLHGKEYFEAAAIQKEKTVKFIIRATAGIDETMRIIFQGRAYNITFIDNIKYENKYMEIKALEVDDNG
- a CDS encoding head-tail connector protein encodes the protein MLTSLEDIKLYLRVEGDEEDTLITSFILTAQEMCEDILRFKLEELQILPEQVKQAIFYAVGNMYEERERASIKEVYDVIKRLLSSYRKESW
- a CDS encoding Head fiber protein; the encoded protein is MSNIRNYREQGGERTVISGELEITEEGKLIFNGKELKPAERQEDSNASTVEALKDDYNHLLQKLKDAGLMK
- a CDS encoding phage major capsid protein — protein: MNKILELREKRAKAWEVAKAFLDSKRGNDGLISAEDTATYEKMEADVVNLGKEIDRLERQQAIDFELSKAINTPLTSKPTTTGETKTGRATDEYKQAFWKSMRNKNNYEVHNALKIGTDSEGGYLVPDEFERTLIEALEEQNIFRQLAKVVTTSSGDKKIPVVASKGTASWVDEEGIIPESDDTFGQVSIGAYKLATMIKVSEELLNDSVFNLESYIAKEFARRIGSKEEEAFFVGDGVGKPTGIFNETGGAEVGVTTASGTAITMDEIMDLFYSLKSPYRKNAVFTMNDATVKLIRKLKDGNGQYLWQPSVQAGQPDTILNRPVKTSAYIPSAKSGEKTIAFGDFGYYWVADRQGRSFQRLNELFAVTGQVGFRATQRVDGKLILPEAIKVLKQKG
- a CDS encoding head maturation protease, ClpP-related, giving the protein MRKFWNWVKNEEGRTLYLNGAIAEETWLGDEVTPKIFKQELLSEDGDITIWINSPGGDVFAATQIYNMLMDYKNNVIVKIDGVAASAASVIAMAGSEVYISPTGLFMIHNPMTVAIGDTIEMKKAIGMLNEVKEAIINAYELKTGLSRNKLSNLMDAESWFNANKAVELGFADGILFENKKVEVPTNEGIIFSRMAVTNSILNKLQSNSKEKTNKVSIENLEKRLNLLKV
- a CDS encoding phage portal protein, coding for MKIPILSEFFQPRDGPKNTLFNNPFNFFFGPTTSGKTVNEKTALQTTAVYACVRILAETIASLPLHTYEYTKAGKEKAINHHLYQLLHDEPNPEMTSFVFRETLMSHLLLWGNAYAQIIRDGNGKVICLYPLLPNKMVVDRTSSGEIYYNYSKENGEQAYLTKEEVIHIPGLGFDGLVGYSPIAMAKNAIGMAIATEEYGASFFSNGANPGGVLEHPGILKDPKRVRDSWNSVYQGSNNANKVAVLEEGMSFKPIGIPPEQAQFLQTRKFQINEIARIFRIPPHMIGDLEKSSFSNIEQQSLEFVKYTLDPWVIRWEQAMQKALLLPSEKNKYFIKFNVDGLLRGDYQSRMNGYAVGRQNGWLSANDIRELENLNRIPEEQGGDLYLINGNMTKLKDAGAFANVREEDVNEEVLELGKE
- a CDS encoding terminase large subunit yields the protein MFDEKKAQHAVNFINCLKHTKGQWRGVPFDLLPWQDKIIRDIFGTVKENGYRQYNTAYIEIPKKNGKSELAAAVALLMTCGDNEWGAEVYGCASDRQQASIVFDVAVEMVEQSPALKKRIKPIMSMKRLVYKPTNSFYQVLSAEAYTKHGLNVHSVIFDELHAQPNRELFDVMTKGSGDARLQPLFFLITTAGTDRNSICYEQHQKAVDILEGRKIDPTFYPVIYGIEDNDDWSDEKNWYKANPSLGHTIDIEKVRNAFNSAKENPAEENLFRQLRLNQWVKQSTRWMQMDKWDECDFDIDFNLLKGRECYGGLDLSSTTDITAFVLVFPPRTEDEKYIVLPYFWIPDENLKQRVRRDHVPYDVWETQGYIKTTEGNVVHYGFIESFIEELGKTYNIKEIAFDRWGAVQMVQNLDGMGFTVIPFGQGYKDMSPASKELMKLTLEKKIVHGGNPVLRWMMDNIYVKTDPAGNIKPDKEKSTERIDGAVALIMALDRAIRNIGSGGSVYDKRGIFVL